CAGGTAGCCGACGCGCTCGAGCCGCTCCTGGTCGCGGAGCTTGACGCGGCAGAGATTCAGCACTGCTTCCTGCATGGACATGAACACCCTCTGGCCCTTGCCAGTCTTCTCACGCTGCATGAGAGCGGCGAGGATGCCGATCAAGAGGTGCATGCCGGTGTTGCTGTCGCCGAGCGCGGCACCGCTGACCGTCGGCGGGCCGTCCCAGAAGCCCGTCGTCGAGGCGTTGCCACGGCGCACTGGGCGACGTTCTCGTACGACTTGACGTCGGTGAAGGGCGAGCCATCGGGGAAGCCCTTGACCACGCCGAGGATCAGGCGCGGGTTGAGCTCATGGATATGCTCCCAGGTGAAGCCCTGGCGGTCGAGCGCGCCCGGCGCCATGTTTTCGATCATCACGTCGGAGCGGCGGATCAGACCCTCCAGGATCGCCTTACCTTCGGGCGTCTTGGTGTTGATCTCGAGCGACCGCTTGTTGCTGTTCACCATGGTGAAGTACAGCGCGTCCGCGTTCGGGATGTCGCGCAACTGGATTCGGGTGTTGTCTCCGGTGTGCATGCGCTCGACTTTCAGGACGTCGGCGCCCAACCACGCCATTAACTGCGAACACGCCGGTCCGGACTGCACGCCGGTGTAGTCGATAACTTTGATTCCTTCAAGAGGTAAATTCACGATCACAATCTCCTTGTGCTTGCTTAGTTCTCACCGAGCCGCATCTGTACATTCGCACGCTGTTCTAAATTCGGGAATGTGAGCAACGGCTAGCTCACAGTGATTAAGCTGGAGACGACGTCATCTCCTTCACTCGTGACACCTAGGCATGAAGACGGTCATGGTGAGTGGGCACAAGGACTACTCTTGTGCACATTCAGGAATCCCGATCTGGTACGCGGCGCGAGGCCCGTTGAATTCAGCGCAGACCAAACCGGATCAGAGGCACACACGGAAAGCTAGTGCGCTACCACGGAAGTAAAAACCGATCGTGCCCACCAACGACTACTCCGAGCGCGGTTCCACGAAGTGGTGTGCCGAAAGTAAGCCACCCCCCTGC
This Terriglobales bacterium DNA region includes the following protein-coding sequences:
- a CDS encoding CoA transferase, whose product is MNLPLEGIKVIDYTGVQSGPACSQLMAWLGADVLKVERMHTGDNTRIQLRDIPNADALYFTMVNSNKRSLEINTKTPEGKAILEGLIRRSDVMIENMAPGALDRQGFTWEHIHELNPRLILGVVKGFPDGSPFTDVKSYENVAQCAVATPRRRASGTARRRSAVPRSATATPACTS